CAAGCTGTCCCTTTAATTTCTCAAACAAATAAATATATTGACAAATATTTTTCTTCTGATATTATCAAAATTTATGATTGTCCGCCCGGAACATCATGTCCTGTAATTGAAGCAACAAAAGATGCCGATTTTGTTATACTGGTAACAGAACCTACCCCTTTTGGATTACATGACCTAAAATTAGCTATTGAAACGATGAAAGAATTAAAAAAGAAATTTGGAGTAGTTATTAATCGTTCAGGTATTGGTAATAATGATGTATTAAGCTATTGTAACAAAGAAAATATTCCTGTTCTTGCCAACATACCAAATAACCGGCGTGTAGCAGAACTATATTCAAATGGAGAGTTAATATATTCCAAGGTTCCGGAAGTAAAACAACAATTAGAAAATATTAAAAACTATATTCTGAAATTGCAAAACGGAGGTGTTAAATGAAAGAGATTGTTGTTATTTCAGGGAAAGGTGGTACCGGTAAAACATCCATAACAGCATCATTTGCAATGCTTGGAGGTAAAGATATAATTGTTGCAGATTGTGATGTAGATGCCGCTGACATGCATCTTCTTTTACAACCTGATTTTGCAAAATCAGAAGATTTTTATAGTGGAGTTATTGCCAAAATTGAACAAGATAAATGCACAAAATGTGGAAAATGTGCAGAAGTTTGTCGTTTTGATGCTATTCCCGTTATTAATACGCAATATATTGTTGAGCCGTTAAGTTGTGAAGGATGCGGATATTGTGCAAGAGTTTGTCCCACAGATGCAATTATTATGGAAAAACAAAATGTTGGTAAATGGTATATTTCCGACACAAAAGCAGGGAACACATTAGTTCATGCAAGGCTTGGTATTGGTGCGGAGAATTCGGGTAAACTTGTTGCAAAAGTTAAAAACGAAGCTAAACGAATAGCCAAAGAAACAGATAAAATTTTTATTGTAATTGATGGCGCTCCCGGGATTGGTTGTCCTGTAGTATCATCACTTTCGGGGTCTGATTTTGTGATTATGGTAACCGAGCCAACTGTTTCAGGCTTTCATGATTTAAAAAGAGTTTATAAATTGGTAAAAAAATTCAATATAAAAGCTGGATGTATTATTAATAAATCTGATTTGAATTTTAAAATTTCAGATAAAATAACAGATTTTTGTAAAGAAGAAAATATTGTTCATATTGCAAACATTCCTTATGATGAAACTTTTACTAAAGCAATGACAATTGGGCAAACAGTTGTTGAATATTCAGATAATAATCTGAAAGAAATTATTACCGATAGTTGGAATAAAATAAAACAAATATTAAATAATTAGTAATTATATTAATCGAAATATATTGAATAGTTTTGCCACAGATTACTCACAATATTATTTATTTTTAAAGGAGTTCGTGATATCACTTCGTTAAGTTCACAGATTTTATTAATCTGAAAAATAAATATTTTGAATTACTGTTCGGTCTTAATTTATTAAGTGTCATTTTTTGCAGTATTTAAATTGGTCTTTAAAAATTTGTGAACGGCGAAGCCCTCATGAATACATATAAAAATAAAAAATTTAATGAATAATCTGTGGCATTTAAATAAAGCTTTTATTAATATTATTAACACT
This genomic window from Bacteroidales bacterium contains:
- a CDS encoding ATP-binding protein, with translation MKIAIASGKGGTGKTTLATNLAAYLTEDVEVVLTDLDVEEPNSGLFIKSNLIKKEDKFKMIPKWIEDKCTLCGICQDVCNFHSVIQLDTIILVFPELCHSCYACSELCPTAALPMVPQKMGELKHFKNDKLSFVESRLDIGQEQAVPLISQTNKYIDKYFSSDIIKIYDCPPGTSCPVIEATKDADFVILVTEPTPFGLHDLKLAIETMKELKKKFGVVINRSGIGNNDVLSYCNKENIPVLANIPNNRRVAELYSNGELIYSKVPEVKQQLENIKNYILKLQNGGVK
- a CDS encoding ATP-binding protein encodes the protein MKEIVVISGKGGTGKTSITASFAMLGGKDIIVADCDVDAADMHLLLQPDFAKSEDFYSGVIAKIEQDKCTKCGKCAEVCRFDAIPVINTQYIVEPLSCEGCGYCARVCPTDAIIMEKQNVGKWYISDTKAGNTLVHARLGIGAENSGKLVAKVKNEAKRIAKETDKIFIVIDGAPGIGCPVVSSLSGSDFVIMVTEPTVSGFHDLKRVYKLVKKFNIKAGCIINKSDLNFKISDKITDFCKEENIVHIANIPYDETFTKAMTIGQTVVEYSDNNLKEIITDSWNKIKQILNN